The Candidatus Hydrogenedens sp. genome has a window encoding:
- a CDS encoding bifunctional 4-hydroxy-2-oxoglutarate aldolase/2-dehydro-3-deoxy-phosphogluconate aldolase, which produces MLNDEVKDFIKSEKIIAVIRADLKQELFFKAVHALFEGGIRCIEITMTTPGALTIIESLKKEWKGKDIIIGTGTVLDATTCRLAILAGTDFIVTPTLLPEVISTAKNYGVASMCGGFTPTELLQAWQTGADFVKLFPASVGGPEYIKAVLGPLPHLPIVPTGGIHHENARKFLEAGAVALGVGGNLANKKLLASENYKLITETAQLYKSAIS; this is translated from the coding sequence ATGTTGAACGATGAGGTAAAGGATTTTATCAAATCGGAAAAGATTATAGCGGTTATTCGCGCCGACTTAAAGCAAGAACTTTTTTTTAAGGCTGTGCATGCTCTATTTGAAGGAGGAATTCGCTGCATTGAGATTACGATGACCACCCCGGGAGCATTAACAATTATTGAAAGTTTAAAGAAAGAGTGGAAAGGAAAGGATATTATTATCGGCACGGGGACTGTTCTTGATGCGACAACCTGTCGTTTAGCCATTCTTGCAGGAACCGATTTTATTGTCACGCCGACATTATTACCCGAGGTAATTAGCACAGCAAAAAACTACGGCGTCGCAAGTATGTGCGGGGGATTTACACCTACGGAATTATTACAGGCATGGCAAACCGGTGCTGATTTTGTTAAACTTTTCCCTGCAAGTGTAGGAGGGCCTGAATACATCAAGGCGGTTTTGGGACCGCTTCCCCATTTGCCTATTGTTCCTACCGGAGGAATTCATCATGAAAATGCTCGAAAATTTTTAGAGGCAGGAGCCGTGGCTTTAGGTGTTGGAGGAAACCTGGCAAATAAGAAATTACTCGCAAGTGAAAATTATAAACTTATAACCGAAACAGCACAGTTATACAAATCTGCCATTTCGTAA
- the ftsZ gene encoding cell division protein FtsZ: MTQRFTLLDSDDFEKEPDNKNTPKGSSPGSVVGFSGVMSGKEEFPGNDIVIKVCGVGGGGGNAIERMIEQKMGGVDFIVINTDAQALSKSSAACKLQIGKGITGGWGAGSIPELGSYAAEEDRERIREALEGSQMIFLTSGMGGGTGTGAVPIVAEIAKKLGALTIAVVTLPFEFEGPVRKRNAYEGIEKLKEHVDALITIPNDRVATLKDLTVKEAFLKVDEVLHNGIRAITDLIKIPQLINIDFADVRTILQNSGKAHLGIGFARGEKRPEEAIIRAIECNLLDTKSVLGAKGAILNIHGGSDMKMGEVIRAGDKLREMLGPEANVIFGAMVSEGEREDICVTVIAAGFPEDQKSSEFIPSAITNITKEQQISPTIPSIKKEDIPQIKEQKEAERVIPKEEKKPENGGELFSKEELKKAKETTPKKDEKPTLDPKPPWLRQFFEKNSK; encoded by the coding sequence ATGACACAGCGATTTACATTACTCGATTCCGATGATTTTGAAAAAGAGCCCGATAATAAAAATACCCCGAAGGGAAGTAGCCCGGGTTCTGTCGTGGGTTTTTCTGGAGTAATGTCTGGAAAAGAGGAATTTCCAGGTAATGACATTGTTATTAAAGTTTGTGGTGTAGGAGGTGGCGGTGGAAATGCTATTGAACGAATGATAGAACAGAAAATGGGCGGAGTAGATTTTATTGTTATAAATACAGATGCTCAAGCATTATCGAAGTCCTCAGCGGCATGTAAATTGCAAATAGGTAAAGGTATTACAGGAGGATGGGGAGCAGGTTCTATTCCCGAATTAGGTTCTTATGCCGCAGAAGAAGACCGAGAACGAATTCGCGAAGCCCTGGAAGGATCTCAAATGATTTTTTTGACTTCGGGAATGGGTGGAGGAACAGGAACAGGTGCGGTACCTATCGTAGCTGAAATTGCAAAAAAATTAGGAGCCCTTACCATAGCCGTTGTTACTTTGCCTTTCGAGTTTGAAGGTCCTGTAAGGAAACGCAATGCGTATGAAGGGATAGAAAAATTGAAAGAACATGTTGATGCTTTGATTACTATTCCCAATGACCGCGTAGCAACCTTAAAAGACTTAACAGTAAAAGAGGCATTTCTGAAAGTAGATGAGGTCTTACATAATGGGATACGAGCAATAACCGACCTTATCAAGATTCCACAACTTATAAATATTGATTTCGCAGATGTCCGCACAATTCTGCAGAATAGCGGTAAAGCCCATCTGGGTATTGGTTTCGCCCGTGGTGAAAAAAGACCGGAAGAAGCGATAATTCGTGCTATCGAATGTAACTTGTTAGATACAAAAAGTGTTCTTGGGGCCAAAGGTGCTATATTAAATATCCATGGCGGTTCTGATATGAAAATGGGTGAAGTTATTCGTGCAGGTGATAAGTTGAGAGAAATGTTAGGACCTGAAGCCAATGTAATTTTTGGTGCCATGGTCAGTGAAGGGGAGAGAGAAGATATTTGTGTTACAGTTATTGCTGCTGGTTTTCCGGAAGACCAAAAATCAAGTGAGTTTATTCCATCCGCAATTACAAATATTACAAAAGAACAGCAGATTTCCCCTACAATCCCCTCCATTAAAAAAGAAGATATTCCCCAGATAAAAGAGCAAAAAGAAGCAGAAAGAGTAATCCCCAAGGAAGAAAAGAAACCCGAAAATGGTGGAGAACTATTTTCTAAAGAGGAGTTGAAAAAAGCAAAAGAAACAACACCTAAAAAAGATGAAAAACCAACTTTAGACCCGAAACCCCCATGGCTTCGTCAATTTTTTGAAAAAAACTCCAAATAG
- a CDS encoding type IV pilus twitching motility protein PilT — translation MSTSPIRNEFIKLLQRAIQKDASDIHLKTGSPPYFRVNGELAPIGEEPIYPETMSQILNIMLNDEQMRVFSQRGDLDFAFYEKGVGRFRVSIFRQRGTVSCVMRKIKTRIQTFEELHLPPQIVRFVELQRGLILIAGTTGSGKSTTLAAIVEYINQTRPCHIITIEDPIEFIHVDKKAVINQREISIDTHDFNSALRTVMRQDPDVIVIGEMRDHETFMAAVSAAETGHLVFSTLHTTNVMQTMDRIIDFFPTNQHDQVRSQLSLNLKAIMCMRLIPRADGRGRVPACEILFNTPIVRKLIKENRMTQMDTVLQQGKEEGMQTFNDSLAQLVKESLITLDMAMDMSDNPEELQMMLQGIRLSSRRGSILK, via the coding sequence ATGAGCACATCACCTATTCGGAACGAGTTTATAAAACTTTTACAACGCGCTATACAAAAAGATGCGTCGGATATCCATCTCAAAACGGGAAGTCCTCCTTATTTCAGGGTAAACGGTGAATTAGCCCCAATAGGTGAAGAACCTATATATCCAGAAACCATGTCCCAGATTTTGAATATTATGCTCAACGATGAACAAATGCGTGTTTTTTCTCAACGCGGTGATTTAGATTTTGCTTTTTACGAAAAAGGGGTAGGCCGATTCCGTGTAAGTATTTTTCGCCAACGGGGAACTGTTTCCTGTGTAATGCGAAAAATTAAAACACGCATTCAGACTTTTGAAGAATTGCATCTTCCTCCACAGATTGTTCGATTTGTCGAATTACAAAGAGGCTTGATTCTAATCGCAGGAACTACAGGTAGCGGAAAATCAACTACCCTTGCAGCGATTGTAGAATATATTAATCAAACGCGGCCTTGTCATATTATTACAATTGAAGACCCGATAGAATTTATTCATGTGGATAAAAAGGCAGTGATTAATCAACGGGAAATTTCTATTGATACACATGATTTTAATTCCGCTTTACGAACTGTTATGAGACAAGACCCGGATGTGATTGTGATAGGGGAAATGCGTGACCATGAAACTTTTATGGCGGCGGTAAGTGCTGCCGAAACGGGACACCTTGTATTTAGTACTTTGCATACAACAAATGTAATGCAAACGATGGATAGAATCATTGACTTTTTCCCTACCAATCAACATGACCAGGTTCGTTCACAGTTATCATTAAATCTCAAAGCAATTATGTGTATGCGATTAATTCCCCGTGCTGATGGACGCGGGCGGGTTCCCGCATGTGAAATTTTATTTAATACACCCATTGTCCGAAAATTAATAAAAGAAAATCGTATGACTCAAATGGATACAGTTCTTCAGCAAGGGAAAGAAGAAGGAATGCAAACCTTTAATGATAGCCTTGCCCAGTTAGTTAAAGAATCCCTCATTACCTTAGATATGGCTATGGATATGTCTGACAATCCCGAAGAACTTCAAATGATGTTGCAGGGAATACGCTTAAGTTCCCGACGGGGAAGTATCCTTAAATAG
- a CDS encoding response regulator — MKNKLYLFLLIPIILFHTLYILIVTIYDYRIFQNRAEDLLVKQGETLSELTISHLINKDFTSLKEIYRTCKKSNTTSGLFIFSKDEIITKEFSEFLLEETEVSNLPREGFYYGKGKIWYSIPLRTNSQNFGILYLYISSNSLYSILWNKILLTTILSLLSLTGIFILLRMVLSLLIGPIEQIVKNLDLVLTTRNFSIRNNLRPESEIGQLGLHIDILLDEIDRKLTELSSVQNSLQNQVLIQQMDLEKEILKRKEAEDFLHKEELRYEELVQNVNSIILRMAPDGTIIFINRFAEQFFMYEPGELIGKNVVGTIVPFTDSNQKNLLEMILDIGKNPDKYINNENENIKKNGERVWISWSNKALYDEEGNITEILCVGNDLTEHRRMEQEITRAKEILEQKNKELLEAIEQTNRLAMKAEIASKYKSSFLANMSHEIRTPLNGIIGALHLIKETIQEEKSLQFINMALSNAESLLSLLNDLLDLSKIEAGNVSVQNKVFYPRQVVEDVIQMFWQRAHDKNLELGCLLSRDIPLQVIGDSDKVKQVLINLVGNAIKFTEKGEICIEVQVVKQNIDNAILRFEVTDTGIGIPDTEIDRIFEAFGQANRPEGKKYEGTGLGLTISKQLVELMKGEIGVEKGTDGKTVFWFEIKFSLLKDNGEFVPIQKVLYLITNNRSLIKTIEEYVLSWGIRLVVFKSGEEFLNNFKREKDKKEIVVLLDIKIYYDNPDILPMISQYNLPVILLYPEKVSPSKEIDIKFKIPYPTDKNEFAYILTVIANEFQDIKEEGIPSPIHPDEIRILLAEDNHINQMVIKEFLTRRGYQVEIAQSGREVLEKIQKERYHLILMDVEMPDMDGIQTTKKIREIESKNGGHIPIIALTAYAFEDKKNYCLEIGMDDYLTKPIHPEKLIKTVAKILAQSDVNIPPSKDSNSPIPNSSIFDETAVLNRVDNDRSLLLSLIKIFFENIPMYLQQARTQLENRDFEGFHKTIHTIKGSTSNLGAVKVVPIAKEIEEAVMDTTHIDIDYMENRFEELIGALEEFMEFLEERYPDIEPSI; from the coding sequence ATGAAGAACAAACTATATTTATTCCTTTTAATTCCTATCATTCTTTTTCATACCCTTTATATTCTTATCGTTACTATTTACGATTATCGAATCTTTCAAAATAGAGCAGAGGATTTATTGGTAAAACAAGGAGAAACTTTATCTGAATTAACTATATCTCATTTGATAAATAAGGATTTTACATCCCTAAAAGAAATTTATAGGACTTGTAAAAAAAGTAATACAACAAGTGGTCTGTTTATTTTCTCAAAAGATGAAATTATAACAAAAGAATTTTCTGAATTTTTATTAGAGGAAACGGAAGTTAGTAATTTACCTCGGGAAGGTTTTTATTATGGTAAGGGGAAAATTTGGTATTCAATACCTTTAAGAACTAATTCTCAAAATTTTGGAATTCTCTATTTATATATTTCATCAAATTCCCTATATTCTATTTTATGGAATAAAATTCTTCTAACTACCATACTTTCCTTGTTGTCATTAACGGGCATTTTTATACTCCTGCGAATGGTTTTATCCCTTCTAATAGGACCTATAGAACAAATAGTAAAAAATCTTGATTTGGTACTAACAACGCGGAATTTTTCTATCAGGAATAATTTACGCCCAGAAAGTGAAATAGGGCAATTAGGTCTCCATATTGACATACTTCTTGATGAAATAGATAGGAAATTAACGGAATTAAGTTCCGTTCAGAATAGCCTTCAAAACCAGGTGTTAATCCAACAAATGGACCTCGAGAAGGAAATTCTGAAGCGAAAAGAGGCGGAGGATTTCTTACATAAGGAGGAACTTCGTTATGAGGAATTGGTGCAGAATGTAAATAGCATTATCCTGCGTATGGCTCCTGATGGCACGATTATTTTTATTAACCGTTTTGCAGAACAATTTTTTATGTATGAACCCGGGGAATTGATTGGTAAGAATGTTGTGGGGACTATTGTTCCTTTCACGGATTCCAACCAAAAAAATTTATTAGAAATGATTTTAGACATTGGCAAAAATCCGGATAAATATATCAATAATGAGAATGAAAACATAAAAAAGAATGGGGAACGGGTATGGATTTCATGGTCGAATAAAGCGTTATATGATGAAGAAGGAAATATTACAGAAATATTATGCGTTGGAAATGACCTGACGGAACACCGTCGTATGGAACAGGAGATAACCCGGGCAAAAGAGATACTGGAACAGAAGAATAAAGAACTTTTAGAAGCAATTGAACAAACCAACCGATTGGCTATGAAAGCAGAAATAGCTAGCAAATACAAATCCTCCTTCCTTGCAAATATGAGTCATGAAATTCGCACACCTTTGAATGGAATTATCGGTGCTTTACATTTAATTAAGGAAACTATCCAGGAAGAAAAGAGTCTCCAATTCATTAACATGGCTTTATCGAATGCAGAGTCTTTGCTATCACTACTAAACGATTTATTGGATTTATCAAAGATAGAAGCAGGAAATGTTTCTGTCCAAAACAAGGTTTTCTATCCCCGACAGGTTGTTGAAGATGTTATCCAGATGTTCTGGCAACGTGCTCATGATAAAAATCTGGAATTGGGTTGTCTTCTTTCTCGAGATATTCCATTACAGGTTATTGGCGATTCCGATAAAGTAAAACAGGTATTGATTAATCTTGTTGGTAACGCTATTAAATTTACAGAAAAAGGGGAAATTTGTATAGAGGTACAAGTCGTAAAACAGAATATAGATAACGCCATACTTCGTTTTGAAGTGACAGATACAGGGATTGGAATCCCGGATACAGAAATAGACCGAATTTTTGAAGCATTCGGACAGGCAAATCGCCCTGAGGGGAAAAAGTATGAAGGAACAGGTTTAGGATTAACTATAAGTAAACAGCTGGTAGAACTCATGAAAGGGGAAATAGGGGTAGAAAAAGGAACTGATGGGAAAACTGTATTCTGGTTCGAAATTAAATTTTCATTATTAAAGGATAATGGAGAATTCGTTCCGATTCAAAAAGTATTATATTTAATCACAAATAATAGGAGTTTGATTAAAACCATAGAAGAATATGTTCTATCGTGGGGTATTCGGCTTGTTGTATTCAAGTCTGGAGAAGAATTTTTAAATAATTTTAAAAGGGAAAAAGATAAAAAAGAAATTGTTGTCCTGCTGGATATAAAGATTTATTATGATAATCCTGATATTTTACCTATGATTTCTCAATATAATTTACCTGTAATTTTGCTTTACCCTGAAAAGGTATCGCCATCAAAGGAAATAGATATAAAATTTAAAATCCCTTACCCAACAGATAAAAATGAATTTGCCTATATCCTCACAGTAATTGCAAATGAATTTCAAGATATAAAAGAAGAGGGAATACCGTCCCCTATTCATCCCGATGAAATTCGCATTTTGTTAGCAGAAGACAATCATATAAACCAAATGGTGATAAAGGAATTTTTAACCCGAAGAGGGTATCAAGTAGAAATAGCACAATCCGGTAGAGAAGTTTTAGAAAAAATACAAAAAGAGCGGTATCATTTAATCCTCATGGACGTAGAAATGCCTGATATGGATGGTATCCAGACAACCAAAAAAATAAGGGAGATAGAGTCAAAAAATGGAGGACATATTCCTATTATTGCTCTGACGGCTTATGCTTTTGAAGATAAGAAAAATTATTGTTTAGAGATTGGGATGGATGATTATCTAACAAAACCGATACATCCCGAAAAACTTATAAAAACCGTTGCAAAAATACTGGCTCAAAGTGATGTAAATATTCCTCCTTCTAAAGATTCAAATTCCCCTATTCCCAATTCCTCTATTTTTGATGAAACAGCGGTTTTAAATCGCGTTGATAATGACCGCAGTTTGCTTCTGTCTTTAATAAAAATATTTTTTGAGAACATTCCGATGTATTTACAGCAAGCCCGCACACAACTTGAAAATAGAGATTTTGAAGGTTTCCATAAAACAATACATACGATAAAAGGTTCTACAAGTAATTTGGGAGCAGTAAAAGTTGTCCCCATTGCAAAGGAAATAGAGGAAGCAGTTATGGACACAACACATATAGATATTGATTATATGGAGAATCGATTTGAAGAATTAATTGGGGCATTGGAAGAATTTATGGAATTTTTAGAAGAGCGATATCCGGATATAGAACCTTCTATTTAA